One Calliopsis andreniformis isolate RMS-2024a chromosome 9, iyCalAndr_principal, whole genome shotgun sequence genomic window carries:
- the Drm gene encoding odd-skipped family member drumstick isoform X1 gives MFAIMPMETEGHGREFGRRQKMRAKCTVELVCKYCQRRFTKPYNLMIHERSHKDDVTFTCEVCGKSFKRQDNLKQHRSIHSVPYKGSNGYSNGYSNGYSRY, from the exons ATGTTCGCGATAATGCCGATGGAGACAGAGGGGCACGGCAGGGAGTTCGGCCGCCGGCAGAAGATGCGCGCCAAGTGCACGGTAGAGCTCGTCTGCAAGTACTGCCAGCGGCGCTTCACGAAGCCCTACAACCTCATGATCCACGAGCGCAGCCATAAGGACGACGTGACCTTCACCTGTGAGGTCTGCGGAAAGTCGTTCAAGCGGCAGGACAACCTCAAGCAGCACAG GAGCATACACTCTGTTCCCTACAAGGGCTCCAACGGCTACTCAAATGGCTATTCGAATGGCTACTCTAGGTACTAG
- the Drm gene encoding odd-skipped family member drumstick isoform X2, protein MFAIMPMETEGHGREFGRRQKMRAKCTVELVCKYCQRRFTKPYNLMIHERSHKDDVTFTCEVCGKSFKRQDNLKQHRCGWR, encoded by the exons ATGTTCGCGATAATGCCGATGGAGACAGAGGGGCACGGCAGGGAGTTCGGCCGCCGGCAGAAGATGCGCGCCAAGTGCACGGTAGAGCTCGTCTGCAAGTACTGCCAGCGGCGCTTCACGAAGCCCTACAACCTCATGATCCACGAGCGCAGCCATAAGGACGACGTGACCTTCACCTGTGAGGTCTGCGGAAAGTCGTTCAAGCGGCAGGACAACCTCAAGCAGCACAG ATGTGGGTGGCGGTGA